The Aedes albopictus strain Foshan chromosome 1, AalbF5, whole genome shotgun sequence genomic interval acGTTGGATCTGGTGGACATAACCGTGTATTATTAGCAATTCTACAGTTATAGGCTTTCTTTTCTGGCTCACTTGCGGACTTTTAGCACATGCAAAGATGTAGATGCGGAGCAAATTTTAATTGAttgtatacactacccgtcataagtacggactcacaaaaagtattgcaacaatattgcatcaccctgactcacctcggtatCTCTAAAACcttaacacctacaaaaatgccgccttcagaaaagttgttgcttttggtcttctgaataactttcctgaagacagcatctttgtaagtcctcaggttttggagatatcgaggtgagtcagggtgatgcaatattgttgcaatactttttgtgagtccgtacttatgacgggtagtgtatttgtatatagcgcatttagttaaCCACTGGACTAGgtatcgcacgagttttcaagagtgcgaaagtgtaaataaaagtgcgcgattgcagttaagtggtgaactaaatattGCGAATCATAAAGCTAATTTAGAGCTACAGTATGCACTAATTAATTTGCTGTAAAATAATGCTAATATATGTTACGGTTGAAGAGTTCAACTGTCATTGAAAACTTGAAAGCAGTTCTCTCGTACAAACATGAAATACTTGCATTCAAAATGTATTCAAGGTACTCCATTATGCATCCGCCAGTGAATAAATTTTCACTGATAAGTTGACAGATttgaaagagaaaactgctttcacaTTTTCGATAAGGCGCcattcatgaaccacgtagactttttggggggaggggggtctggctaaagtctacgctccacacatattatcaaatttttgtatgtataaaagtttacgagggggagggggtttgagaTTGCTAAAttctggtctacgtggtttatgaataagCTCTGATAtgcaaatgaaaattattttttttcagttGCAAAAACCTCTGCTGTCTTCAAGCACATCAACGGACGGCACCTAAACGAAATTAGAATACATCCCAACCGAGCTGAACAGTCCGCCTGCAACTCGACTAGCAAGGCAGATGTGTTCTGCACCAAAAATGACATTATTGAGTGCTTGACTCGTGGCCAAAACCAAATCGAAATGATTtgttatacttttcaaagtgaCAAAGAGCGGGATTACTATAACCGTCATATTGCAACCGACATAAATCGATCTGCAGAAATAGCTTTGGCGACCAAAGAACAAAATTCGAATGAATGGATGTATCAAAGATCTACTCGCATAACAGCAAGTTCGTGCTATAAACTCTTTACATATTTAAACAACAAGAAGCCAGACTGGGCGAAAAAGATAAACAGTTATTGGAATACGAAGCCGTTAAAGGTAAGGGCGGTGAAGTATGGGAAAGACGCTGAAAACTTAGCGTTTGAGTGCTACAAGGAAATGCGTAACCCATTAATGAAAAAATGTGGATTGGTAGTTCATCCCACTGAATCATGGATAGCCGGTTCCCCAGATGGCGTAGATCCATTGACTGGAACACTGCTGGAAATTAAATGTCCAGTGGGTGTCGACGCAGCGTTGGCGGACATATTACAAGCGCAAAACGTAAAGCGCTATTTGAAAACAAACGATACCGCTCAGTCTTATGAATTGAATTGCCATCACGAGTATTATTGTCAGGTACAGATTAATTTATGGATTATGAATTGTACTGTATGCGATTTTGTCATTTATTCTCAAAAAGATAACGA includes:
- the LOC134289344 gene encoding uncharacterized protein LOC134289344; protein product: MNPSAKVPEDRDVEITIVDILDYVGDSVRPIKEGFAVFDANHIICLGYRTTNTSSVHITAYVTQSSHPGHSPHQVNLDLGPGPGSVSEWILNCTCKAGTAKCKHIIACLLYIEKHKRVEFLSCTDVSQAWGMSKAHKTAAWGAKRVKDMCCVLTPKKINVDVEGGLEEERIISESFDRILAVAKTSAVFKHINGRHLNEIRIHPNRAEQSACNSTSKADVFCTKNDIIECLTRGQNQIEMICYTFQSDKERDYYNRHIATDINRSAEIALATKEQNSNEWMYQRSTRITASSCYKLFTYLNNKKPDWAKKINSYWNTKPLKVRAVKYGKDAENLAFECYKEMRNPLMKKCGLVVHPTESWIAGSPDGVDPLTGTLLEIKCPVGVDAALADILQAQNVKRYLKTNDTAQSYELNCHHEYYCQVQINLWIMNCTVCDFVIYSQKDNDFIVVEVPYNPEYVGKIVSNLKRLYLDRMLPTLIK